A part of Solibacillus sp. FSL H8-0538 genomic DNA contains:
- the coaE gene encoding dephospho-CoA kinase (Dephospho-CoA kinase (CoaE) performs the final step in coenzyme A biosynthesis.), protein MIIGLTGSIASGKSTIAKMLADYQLPIVDADLVARIVVEPGKSTLQKIADAFGVDVICEDGTMDRAKVGSIIFHDAEKRDVLNSIIHPAIRAEMLRQRDEHIANGAPTVVMDIPLLFESKLQHFVDKILVVSVSKQVQLQRLMERNDLTQQEAAARIASQLPLSVKEAGAHAVIFNNDTLESTAQQLKKILIDWAVI, encoded by the coding sequence ATGATTATTGGATTAACAGGAAGTATTGCAAGTGGAAAAAGTACAATCGCAAAAATGCTAGCAGACTATCAGCTCCCAATCGTTGATGCAGATTTAGTAGCCCGTATCGTTGTTGAGCCAGGTAAGTCAACACTTCAGAAAATAGCAGATGCTTTTGGGGTAGACGTTATTTGTGAGGATGGCACAATGGACCGCGCTAAAGTGGGCTCAATCATTTTCCATGATGCAGAAAAACGAGACGTCTTAAATTCAATTATTCACCCCGCGATCCGAGCGGAAATGCTACGACAACGTGATGAACATATTGCAAATGGTGCGCCAACTGTTGTGATGGATATTCCATTACTGTTTGAAAGTAAGTTACAGCATTTTGTAGATAAGATTTTAGTCGTATCGGTATCTAAACAAGTTCAATTACAACGCTTAATGGAGCGTAATGATTTGACACAACAAGAAGCGGCGGCACGTATTGCCTCACAGCTCCCCCTTTCTGTAAAAGAAGCGGGTGCACATGCGGTCATTTTCAATAATGACACGCTTGAATCAACAGCGCAGCAATTGAAGAAGATTTTAATAGACTGGGCAGTAATTTAA
- the polA gene encoding DNA polymerase I: protein MTKEKLLLLDGNSLAYRAFFALPLLTNDSGIHTNAVYGFTTMLQKILEEEQPTKMLVAFDAGKTTFRHESYGEYKGGRQKTPPELSEQFPYLRKLIDAYGIKRYELPMYEADDIIGTLAKQAATEQTEVIIVSGDKDLTQLATDQVTVYITRKGITDMEKYTPAHIEEKYGLAPLQIIDMKGLMGDASDNIPGVPGVGEKTAIKLLKEHGSVEALYTAIDDMKASKMKEKLVANEEQAHLSKQLATIYTEAPIEVGLDELAYPGPNEEELIAVWQELGFKSLIEKSDFADEVKEQAELKFNVVNEITADLFKDVMAVHVELENEHYHSCHALGISLTDGKETVYIPMDIASGNRLLKDWLKDPSKKKYIADSKATQAILQRVDIELQGVEFDLLLASYIVKPSISGDDVATLAKEFGYTDVQSNEAIYGKGAKWVVPASDILAEHVSRKAVAVWNLQPVLEEKLQQNEQFELYKNLELPLASILGKMESEGIKVDVPTLEKMGADLAAKLEIIEKDIYELAGEKFNINSPKQLGVILFDKLGLPVIKKTKTGYSTAADVLEKLQSEHDVVKHILTYRTLAKLKSTYIEGLVKEVHDEDSKVHTRFQQALTATGRLSSTDPNLQNIPIRLEEGRKIRQAFVPSQEGWVLFAADYSQIELRVLAHMCEDPALVDAFKQGMDIHTRTAMDVFKVSAEEVDSNMRRAAKAVNFGIVYGISDYGLSQNLDITRKEAATFIENYLASFPGVKGYMDSVVQEAKLKGYVTTILNRRRYLPDITSSNFNLRSFAERTAMNTPIQGSAADIIKKAMIDMDARLRSEGLRSRLLLQVHDELIFEAPPQEIEILERIVPEVMEHAIELLVPLKVDFSYGASWYEAK from the coding sequence ATGACAAAGGAAAAATTACTTCTTTTAGATGGAAATAGTTTAGCGTACCGTGCGTTTTTCGCCTTGCCGCTATTAACAAATGATAGTGGTATTCATACAAATGCCGTTTACGGGTTTACAACAATGTTACAAAAAATTTTAGAGGAAGAGCAGCCGACAAAAATGCTCGTTGCGTTCGATGCAGGAAAAACGACTTTCCGACATGAATCGTACGGTGAATATAAGGGGGGACGTCAAAAAACACCCCCTGAATTATCTGAGCAGTTTCCGTACCTACGTAAATTAATTGATGCGTACGGCATTAAGCGTTATGAGCTTCCGATGTATGAGGCAGATGATATTATAGGTACGCTCGCGAAACAAGCTGCTACTGAGCAAACGGAAGTCATTATTGTTTCTGGCGATAAAGATTTAACGCAGCTCGCAACGGATCAAGTAACGGTGTATATCACACGTAAAGGTATAACGGATATGGAGAAGTATACACCAGCTCATATCGAAGAAAAGTATGGCCTTGCCCCATTACAAATCATTGATATGAAGGGCTTAATGGGCGATGCTTCTGATAATATTCCTGGGGTTCCTGGCGTTGGTGAAAAAACTGCGATTAAGTTGTTAAAAGAGCATGGTTCTGTTGAAGCCTTATATACAGCAATTGACGATATGAAGGCTTCAAAAATGAAAGAAAAGCTGGTCGCAAATGAAGAACAGGCGCATTTATCCAAGCAGTTAGCGACGATTTATACAGAAGCTCCGATTGAAGTAGGCTTAGATGAATTAGCATATCCAGGTCCAAACGAAGAAGAGTTAATTGCAGTTTGGCAGGAGCTTGGCTTTAAATCATTAATCGAAAAAAGTGATTTTGCCGACGAGGTGAAGGAACAAGCAGAGCTTAAATTTAACGTTGTCAACGAAATAACAGCAGATTTATTCAAGGATGTAATGGCGGTACATGTCGAGCTTGAAAATGAGCATTACCATAGCTGCCATGCACTTGGCATTAGCTTAACAGACGGTAAGGAAACGGTGTATATACCAATGGATATTGCATCTGGTAATCGTTTACTAAAAGATTGGCTAAAAGATCCATCTAAGAAAAAATACATCGCCGATAGCAAGGCAACACAAGCGATCCTGCAGCGCGTTGATATTGAACTACAAGGTGTGGAGTTTGACCTACTACTTGCTTCGTACATTGTAAAGCCATCCATTTCTGGGGATGATGTGGCAACGCTTGCAAAGGAATTCGGCTACACAGATGTGCAGTCAAACGAAGCAATTTATGGCAAAGGTGCAAAATGGGTGGTACCAGCATCGGACATATTAGCAGAGCATGTAAGCCGTAAAGCAGTTGCTGTCTGGAACCTACAACCAGTCCTTGAGGAAAAACTTCAGCAAAACGAACAGTTTGAACTATATAAAAATTTAGAGCTTCCATTAGCTTCAATTTTAGGGAAAATGGAAAGTGAAGGCATTAAAGTGGACGTACCAACATTAGAAAAAATGGGTGCGGATCTTGCCGCGAAGCTAGAAATTATTGAAAAGGATATTTACGAGCTTGCAGGCGAAAAATTTAATATTAATTCACCGAAGCAATTAGGTGTTATTTTGTTTGATAAGCTGGGTCTTCCGGTTATAAAAAAAACGAAGACAGGCTATTCAACAGCGGCAGATGTGCTGGAAAAACTACAGTCTGAACATGATGTAGTGAAACATATTTTAACGTACCGTACACTTGCAAAATTGAAGTCGACATATATTGAAGGCTTAGTAAAAGAAGTACACGATGAAGATAGCAAGGTGCACACGCGCTTCCAGCAGGCATTAACTGCGACAGGTCGTTTAAGCTCTACTGATCCGAATTTACAAAACATCCCGATTCGTTTAGAGGAAGGTCGTAAAATTCGTCAAGCGTTCGTCCCATCACAAGAAGGCTGGGTGCTATTCGCGGCCGACTACTCGCAAATTGAGCTACGTGTATTAGCGCATATGTGTGAGGACCCTGCACTAGTAGATGCGTTCAAGCAAGGCATGGATATTCATACACGTACAGCGATGGATGTGTTCAAAGTGTCAGCGGAGGAAGTAGATTCGAATATGCGCCGCGCTGCAAAAGCTGTAAACTTTGGGATTGTGTATGGAATCAGTGATTACGGTCTATCACAAAACTTAGATATTACGCGTAAAGAAGCAGCAACATTTATTGAAAATTACTTAGCAAGCTTCCCAGGTGTAAAAGGCTATATGGATTCCGTTGTGCAAGAGGCCAAATTAAAAGGTTATGTAACAACAATTTTAAACCGCCGTCGCTATTTACCAGATATTACGAGCTCAAACTTTAATCTGCGTAGCTTTGCTGAACGTACAGCGATGAACACACCTATCCAAGGCAGTGCAGCGGATATTATTAAAAAGGCGATGATTGATATGGATGCTCGTTTACGCTCAGAAGGGCTCCGTTCAAGACTATTACTACAAGTGCATGATGAATTAATTTTCGAGGCACCACCACAGGAAATTGAAATTTTAGAGCGTATCGTACCAGAAGTGATGGAGCATGCGATTGAGCTACTTGTTCCATTAAAGGTAGACTTTTCATATGGCGCATCTTGGTATGAGGCAAAATAA
- a CDS encoding glyceraldehyde-3-phosphate dehydrogenase, which yields MTVSIAINGFGRIGRMVFRQAIVQDDLNVVAINASYPPETLAHLIKYDTNHGTFDGTIEAVGDSLIVNGKHVAIVSERDPLQLPWATMGVDIVIEATGKFNDREKAALHLEAGAKKVILTAPGKNEDITVVLGVNDDKLDFSKHDIISNASCTTNCLAPVAKVLNDTFGIVNGLMTTVHSFTNDQKNLDNPHKDLRRARGCAQSIIPTSTGAAKALRLVLPELDGKIHGMSLRVPTPNVSLVDLVVDLQKDVTVEEVNAAFERAATSGPMKGILNFTMEPLVSSDYNTTKYSSTIDGLTTMVIGSRKVKVLAWYDNEWGYSARVVDLAKKLTKALSTVQA from the coding sequence ATGACAGTTTCTATTGCTATTAACGGATTTGGCCGCATCGGTCGTATGGTATTCAGACAGGCGATTGTGCAAGACGACTTAAATGTAGTGGCGATTAATGCGAGTTACCCACCTGAAACGTTAGCGCATTTAATTAAGTATGACACAAATCATGGTACTTTCGACGGTACAATTGAAGCAGTGGGAGACTCATTAATTGTTAATGGTAAACATGTGGCAATTGTTAGCGAGCGCGACCCACTTCAATTACCTTGGGCTACAATGGGTGTAGACATCGTAATAGAAGCAACAGGTAAATTTAATGACCGCGAAAAAGCAGCATTGCATTTAGAAGCTGGTGCCAAAAAAGTTATTTTAACAGCTCCAGGTAAAAACGAAGATATCACAGTTGTTTTAGGGGTAAATGATGATAAGCTTGATTTTTCTAAGCATGACATTATTTCAAATGCATCTTGTACAACAAACTGCCTAGCTCCAGTAGCAAAGGTATTAAATGACACGTTTGGAATTGTAAACGGTTTAATGACTACAGTTCATTCATTTACAAATGACCAAAAAAACTTGGATAATCCACATAAAGATTTACGTCGTGCTCGTGGTTGTGCCCAATCAATTATTCCGACATCTACGGGTGCTGCAAAAGCTTTAAGATTAGTATTACCGGAATTAGATGGTAAAATTCACGGCATGTCTTTACGCGTGCCAACACCTAACGTATCTTTAGTAGATTTAGTAGTAGACTTACAGAAAGACGTTACAGTGGAAGAAGTGAATGCTGCATTTGAGCGTGCTGCAACATCAGGTCCAATGAAGGGTATCTTAAACTTCACAATGGAGCCTTTAGTATCCTCTGATTACAACACAACAAAGTACTCATCAACAATCGACGGCTTGACTACAATGGTAATTGGTTCTCGCAAAGTGAAAGTACTTGCTTGGTATGATAATGAATGGGGCTACTCTGCGCGCGTTGTCGACTTAGCAAAAAAATTAACAAAAGCATTAAGTACAGTTCAAGCATAA
- the mutM gene encoding bifunctional DNA-formamidopyrimidine glycosylase/DNA-(apurinic or apyrimidinic site) lyase, with product MPELPEVEGVVRALKPVVEGKTIERVALSDVVFASTNAGKQCIVKNIEPHLFEEVLAGMIIKEINRRSKYIFFTIEKDGEDFVLVNHLGMTGAWFIVQDVLEITEVKFRKHVHAILTLNTGELLVYSDIRRFGELRFVKQIADHPPLLQMAPEPFDEDACGFFLAQCAKAKYENKPIKEVIMDGQVISGCGNIYATEALFKMNIHPGRKTNRISRARKIKLFEAIRVILQESIDTGGSTISDYRNINGEAGGMQHRLEMYGKKVCPTCGNATKSMVIGGRTSVYCSNCQK from the coding sequence ATGCCGGAATTACCAGAAGTAGAAGGTGTGGTTCGCGCATTGAAGCCAGTTGTTGAAGGAAAAACGATTGAAAGGGTAGCGTTATCCGACGTCGTGTTTGCCTCAACAAATGCAGGTAAGCAATGCATCGTAAAGAATATTGAACCACATTTATTTGAAGAAGTACTTGCAGGAATGATCATTAAAGAAATTAATCGCCGTTCGAAATATATTTTCTTTACGATTGAAAAGGACGGCGAAGATTTTGTTTTAGTCAATCATCTCGGTATGACTGGCGCGTGGTTTATCGTTCAAGATGTCCTTGAAATTACAGAAGTTAAATTCCGCAAGCATGTGCATGCCATTCTTACATTAAATACGGGCGAGCTACTCGTGTATTCAGATATTCGCCGCTTCGGAGAGCTACGGTTTGTGAAGCAAATTGCAGATCACCCGCCGCTGCTACAAATGGCGCCGGAACCTTTTGACGAGGATGCATGTGGATTTTTCTTAGCGCAATGTGCAAAAGCGAAATACGAAAATAAACCGATTAAAGAAGTGATTATGGACGGACAAGTCATTTCAGGTTGCGGAAATATTTATGCAACAGAAGCGCTATTTAAAATGAATATTCACCCTGGGCGTAAAACGAATCGTATTAGTCGCGCACGAAAAATTAAGTTATTTGAAGCAATTCGTGTCATTCTTCAGGAAAGCATTGATACGGGCGGGTCGACCATTTCAGATTACCGTAATATAAATGGTGAGGCTGGAGGCATGCAGCACCGGTTGGAAATGTATGGTAAAAAGGTTTGTCCGACATGCGGGAATGCTACAAAATCAATGGTCATCGGCGGTCGCACGTCGGTGTATTGTTCAAACTGCCAAAAATAG
- a CDS encoding replication initiation and membrane attachment family protein, translating into MVHLYKELQPTDHFEITLPHALSTNERQLLTLFYQPLTGAEPVSLYLTLWAEAEHPSSYEMTHYYLMNVLTMPIGKVFEARVALEAIGLLRTWRKDGGDSRRFIYELVRPLDAHSFFHDPLLSMFLYSKIGEHAYRKLRQRFLTQTSKESYEEVTRSFIDVYKPVHTNVPKDFYEEPEKSQQDYPFYYEQFDFNLLKSGLSEQLVPSSALTVEAREMIAKLAFLYHLSPLDMQKVVILALDDHMKLPTERLKKAAADYYKLTISKDAPKLAKTFGQKPAMTPQNLSKEQERLHYLETTPPLQVLREINNGKEPIPASVQLAEDLVVQYGMPIGVVNVLLEYVMLSTDMKLPRKYVEQIADHWNRKDLKTAKEAMELARLERDKYAQWKNEKTAKSTNAANAANQTRKPGRKTNYREEQVPDWFYKRDDKAQEATPADSSVDFEKERQKILEKLGQQDGQVN; encoded by the coding sequence ATGGTTCATTTGTATAAAGAACTACAGCCAACTGATCATTTTGAAATAACGCTCCCTCATGCATTATCCACAAATGAACGTCAGCTTTTAACATTATTTTATCAGCCGCTAACGGGAGCAGAGCCAGTTAGCTTATATTTAACGCTATGGGCAGAGGCAGAGCATCCGTCAAGCTATGAGATGACACATTATTATTTAATGAATGTGCTAACGATGCCAATCGGGAAGGTGTTCGAGGCACGCGTAGCACTTGAAGCAATTGGCTTGTTACGTACATGGCGTAAGGACGGGGGAGACAGTCGACGTTTTATTTATGAACTTGTTCGCCCGCTTGATGCACATAGCTTTTTCCACGATCCTCTGTTATCGATGTTTTTATATAGTAAAATTGGTGAACATGCATATCGTAAGCTACGTCAGCGCTTTTTAACACAGACGAGTAAGGAATCGTATGAGGAAGTGACGCGCTCCTTTATTGATGTTTATAAACCGGTGCATACGAATGTACCAAAAGATTTTTATGAGGAGCCTGAAAAGTCGCAACAAGATTATCCGTTTTACTATGAGCAATTTGATTTTAATTTATTGAAATCCGGCCTGTCGGAGCAGTTAGTGCCTTCTAGTGCGTTAACAGTAGAGGCGCGCGAAATGATTGCAAAGCTCGCCTTTTTGTATCATTTATCACCACTTGATATGCAGAAGGTGGTCATTTTAGCTTTAGATGATCATATGAAGCTTCCAACAGAACGCCTAAAAAAAGCGGCGGCGGATTATTATAAGCTCACAATTTCAAAGGATGCACCTAAGCTAGCGAAAACGTTTGGACAAAAGCCTGCGATGACACCACAAAACCTATCGAAGGAGCAAGAACGGCTCCATTATTTGGAAACGACGCCGCCACTTCAAGTGCTGCGTGAAATAAATAATGGCAAGGAGCCGATTCCAGCATCTGTCCAATTAGCAGAGGATTTGGTTGTGCAGTACGGCATGCCTATTGGAGTCGTCAATGTGCTGCTTGAGTATGTCATGCTGTCCACCGATATGAAATTACCGCGTAAATATGTGGAACAAATTGCTGACCATTGGAACCGTAAAGATTTAAAAACTGCCAAAGAGGCGATGGAATTAGCGCGTCTGGAGCGAGATAAATACGCTCAGTGGAAAAATGAAAAAACGGCAAAATCGACAAATGCAGCAAATGCGGCAAACCAAACACGTAAGCCAGGACGCAAAACAAATTATCGTGAGGAGCAGGTGCCGGATTGGTTTTACAAGCGCGATGATAAGGCGCAGGAGGCAACACCAGCAGATAGCTCAGTGGATTTTGAAAAAGAACGTCAAAAAATATTAGAAAAATTAGGGCAACAAGATGGGCAGGTGAACTAA
- the nrdR gene encoding transcriptional regulator NrdR produces the protein MRCPSCQYNGTRVVDSRPVDDNKEIRRRRECESCAFRFTTFEKIEETPLIVVKKEGAREEFSREKVLRGLIRACEKRPVSLEVLEEIVMSIEKDLRRIGNSEVRSEDVGEMVMDRLAKIDEVAYVRFASVYRQFKDINVFIDELKEIILRQSKDK, from the coding sequence ATGAGATGTCCATCTTGTCAGTACAACGGAACGCGCGTTGTAGACTCTAGACCTGTAGATGATAATAAAGAAATACGTAGACGTAGAGAATGTGAATCATGTGCTTTTCGTTTTACTACATTTGAAAAAATAGAAGAAACACCTTTGATCGTTGTGAAAAAAGAAGGGGCACGTGAAGAGTTTAGTCGCGAAAAAGTATTACGCGGGCTTATTCGAGCATGCGAAAAACGTCCTGTTTCACTCGAAGTATTAGAAGAAATTGTGATGTCCATTGAAAAGGATTTACGCCGTATTGGAAATTCGGAAGTCCGTTCAGAAGATGTTGGTGAGATGGTTATGGACCGCCTTGCAAAAATCGATGAGGTTGCCTATGTGCGTTTTGCTTCTGTTTATCGTCAATTCAAAGATATTAATGTGTTTATCGATGAATTAAAGGAGATAATTCTACGCCAATCTAAAGACAAATAA
- a CDS encoding DNA polymerase I, translating into MTHLSNWIQNTLLAFIMATSITALFNSTNFEWMKVGIFNISLLFIIMFGLSLFIAEDVRNSFKKVLWFEKRKDKLQIWQVGIGMIFYFTQVGFVEVFARILMKPELGGMPLYLVFAFMNAFLLTVIYQEIFYIEEKASVEEFKFKKLK; encoded by the coding sequence GTGACTCACTTGAGCAATTGGATTCAAAATACATTACTCGCATTTATTATGGCAACGTCAATTACCGCACTTTTTAACTCAACAAATTTTGAGTGGATGAAAGTCGGTATTTTTAATATATCTTTATTGTTTATCATTATGTTTGGTTTAAGTCTGTTCATTGCAGAGGATGTTCGTAATTCGTTTAAAAAAGTTCTATGGTTTGAAAAGCGTAAGGACAAGCTTCAAATTTGGCAAGTGGGCATTGGAATGATCTTTTACTTCACGCAAGTAGGTTTTGTCGAAGTATTTGCCCGAATCCTGATGAAGCCAGAACTTGGTGGTATGCCGTTATACTTAGTGTTTGCGTTTATGAACGCGTTTTTACTAACAGTAATCTATCAAGAAATTTTTTACATTGAAGAAAAAGCTAGCGTCGAAGAATTTAAGTTTAAAAAATTGAAGTAA
- a CDS encoding ADP-ribosylglycohydrolase family protein: MNYVVKVYAGILAMNAGIRLGAPVEPVEWTPEIIQDVYGDVTKYVKDYTVFSADDDANGPIFFIRAVTDLAKNRPLQSQDVAKTWLNYMREGLGIIWWGGDRISTEHTAYLNLKKGIPAPQSGSIAVNGQLLAEQIGGQIFIDSFGWIFPNEPTQAADYAEIAASVSHDGNGLYGARFIAACIAAAFTEQPVRDIIAIGLREIPADSTYAKVVHAVLNFHAQHPEDFRSCRQFLEEQWGYDKYGGICHIIPNAGVCILALLYGEGNTSRTIEIATMCGWDTDCNAGSVGSIVGVLNGIEGIAPHYRESINDAIVASSISGYLNNVDLPTFAKQVALIGYQLANEQAPQQLRDSYKEQDIYFDFTLPGSTHGFRTSYPFKTFLKHTDEVGYENPGALEIFLDRLYGHDQSHVYYRTFYRRKQLMDEKYEPNFSATAYSGQRVSMKVMAEQYYGKAILLTPYIRLTHSKQAILTGSAVIASSDWQTIEFTIPDTDGDIVEEVGIKIQTHSPATFRAFGKIFLDEFLITGTPSYTIDFAKQVMEFKCVTPFAHHRGQWTLKNDQLQMESDTDCISVTGHYYMKQSIIESTIIPAAGYQHGLIFRAEGAERYYFAGFIDKQTVAIGLNNSGRKVLVSAKYDWHLNTPYDLKVVCIDERITVFVNGKEVVSTTDATYTHGMWGYYAFEGGKCAYKASKINQ, translated from the coding sequence ATGAATTATGTAGTGAAAGTGTATGCTGGAATTTTAGCAATGAATGCGGGGATTCGTTTAGGCGCACCGGTTGAGCCAGTGGAATGGACACCTGAAATCATTCAGGATGTTTATGGTGATGTGACGAAATACGTGAAAGATTATACTGTGTTTTCCGCTGATGATGATGCGAATGGTCCGATTTTCTTTATACGCGCAGTGACAGATCTGGCGAAAAATCGTCCGCTGCAATCACAGGATGTTGCAAAAACATGGTTAAATTATATGCGTGAAGGCCTTGGTATTATTTGGTGGGGTGGCGATCGAATTAGTACAGAACATACCGCCTATTTAAATTTAAAAAAGGGGATACCCGCACCACAGTCCGGTTCGATCGCTGTTAACGGTCAGCTTTTAGCAGAGCAAATTGGTGGGCAGATTTTTATTGATTCATTTGGTTGGATTTTTCCGAATGAACCAACGCAGGCAGCTGATTATGCAGAAATCGCAGCGAGTGTTTCGCATGATGGCAATGGACTTTATGGTGCGCGCTTTATCGCAGCTTGTATTGCAGCGGCGTTTACAGAGCAACCGGTTCGAGACATTATAGCGATTGGGCTCCGAGAAATTCCCGCCGATAGCACCTATGCGAAAGTAGTGCACGCTGTACTGAATTTTCACGCGCAACACCCCGAAGATTTCCGTAGCTGCCGTCAGTTTTTAGAAGAACAATGGGGCTATGATAAGTACGGTGGTATTTGCCATATCATCCCGAATGCGGGCGTTTGTATTTTAGCGTTATTGTACGGTGAGGGGAATACGAGTAGAACGATTGAAATTGCAACAATGTGTGGTTGGGATACAGATTGTAATGCAGGAAGTGTCGGCTCCATTGTTGGTGTATTAAACGGCATTGAAGGAATCGCTCCACATTATCGTGAGTCGATTAATGATGCAATTGTTGCCTCAAGTATTTCTGGCTACTTAAATAATGTGGATTTACCGACATTTGCAAAACAGGTAGCATTAATTGGTTACCAATTAGCGAATGAGCAAGCACCGCAGCAATTACGTGATAGCTATAAGGAACAAGATATTTATTTTGACTTTACGCTCCCCGGTTCAACACATGGCTTTAGAACGTCCTATCCGTTTAAAACATTTTTGAAACATACCGATGAGGTTGGCTATGAAAATCCTGGTGCGTTAGAGATTTTTCTAGACCGATTGTATGGTCATGATCAGTCTCATGTATATTACCGTACATTTTATCGCCGTAAGCAGCTGATGGATGAAAAATACGAGCCGAACTTTTCTGCCACCGCATATAGCGGCCAGCGTGTTTCGATGAAGGTAATGGCGGAACAGTACTACGGCAAAGCTATACTCCTAACGCCATATATTCGTTTAACTCATTCGAAACAAGCAATTTTAACGGGCTCAGCAGTTATTGCTTCAAGCGACTGGCAGACAATTGAATTTACGATTCCCGATACTGATGGTGATATCGTCGAGGAAGTGGGTATTAAAATTCAAACACATTCCCCAGCAACATTCCGTGCATTTGGTAAAATTTTTTTGGATGAGTTTTTAATTACAGGTACCCCTTCCTATACAATTGATTTTGCGAAGCAAGTGATGGAATTTAAATGCGTAACACCATTTGCACATCATCGCGGGCAATGGACATTGAAAAACGATCAACTACAAATGGAAAGTGACACAGATTGCATAAGTGTAACAGGTCACTATTATATGAAACAGTCTATTATTGAGTCGACAATTATTCCGGCAGCGGGCTACCAACACGGTTTGATTTTCCGTGCAGAAGGGGCTGAACGCTATTATTTCGCTGGGTTTATAGATAAACAAACGGTCGCTATTGGGCTAAATAATTCTGGTAGAAAGGTTTTAGTGTCTGCAAAGTATGACTGGCATCTAAATACGCCATACGACTTAAAGGTAGTTTGCATTGACGAACGCATAACAGTATTCGTGAATGGCAAAGAAGTAGTATCGACAACAGACGCAACGTATACGCACGGGATGTGGGGCTATTATGCGTTTGAAGGTGGCAAATGTGCGTATAAAGCGAGTAAAATTAATCAATAG
- the dnaI gene encoding primosomal protein DnaI gives MQARIPSFQERYEAMRRDTLENEKVQKFLAENDQIVNKEMVERSLPKLYEYTTQATDCCGCGSTANCTNLLKGFVPKLFITRNVIDVTYERCEQKLREDERREVANMISSMHMPKDVLKATLKDLAIDNHSRLSIADKAADFVAQYKQTGELPAKGFYLYGQFGVGKSFVLGAIANELATFKVRSVVVFVPEFLREMKNSIQDQSLNEKIDYVKKAPVLMLDDIGAETLSSWTRDEILGTILHYRMSEELPTFITSNFDYAGLEHHLAQSQRGDVEVVKAARIMERIKALTTPIQMDGANRRS, from the coding sequence GTGCAAGCACGCATTCCTTCATTTCAAGAACGTTATGAGGCAATGCGACGTGACACGTTGGAAAACGAAAAAGTGCAAAAGTTTTTAGCTGAAAACGATCAAATCGTAAACAAGGAAATGGTTGAGCGTAGTTTACCGAAGCTTTATGAATATACAACGCAAGCAACAGACTGCTGTGGTTGTGGCAGTACCGCAAACTGTACAAATTTACTAAAGGGCTTTGTACCGAAACTGTTCATTACGCGTAATGTCATTGATGTAACATATGAACGTTGTGAACAAAAGCTACGCGAGGACGAGCGCCGAGAAGTAGCGAATATGATTTCCAGTATGCATATGCCAAAGGACGTACTGAAGGCAACGCTGAAAGATTTAGCGATTGATAATCATTCACGTCTTAGTATTGCTGATAAAGCTGCGGACTTTGTTGCGCAATATAAGCAAACAGGCGAATTGCCGGCAAAGGGCTTCTATTTATATGGTCAGTTTGGCGTTGGGAAGTCATTTGTGCTTGGTGCCATTGCCAATGAATTAGCAACTTTTAAAGTGCGTTCAGTCGTAGTTTTCGTTCCTGAATTTTTACGTGAGATGAAAAATTCCATTCAAGATCAATCCTTGAATGAAAAAATTGATTATGTGAAGAAGGCACCAGTACTGATGCTAGATGATATTGGGGCGGAAACATTATCAAGCTGGACGCGCGATGAAATTTTAGGGACGATTCTTCATTATCGTATGAGCGAGGAACTACCGACATTTATTACGTCCAACTTTGACTATGCGGGTCTTGAGCATCATTTGGCGCAATCACAGCGTGGGGATGTAGAGGTAGTGAAGGCTGCTCGAATTATGGAGCGTATTAAGGCCCTGACAACACCGATTCAAATGGACGGCGCCAATCGTCGTAGTTAA